A genomic segment from Gilvibacter sp. SZ-19 encodes:
- a CDS encoding G-D-S-L family lipolytic protein, translating into MKTYIKYLFVASAAFFASCEVDFDEPITDEVFYTTGEANMSSFVAVGNSLTAGYADGALYITGQENSYPNILANQFALAGGGEFTQPLVDDNLGGLLLSGNQIAENRFVLAVDANGNPGPARLSGTPTTDVANGLASPFNNMGIPGAKSFHLVAPGYGDVNGVLTGTANPYYARIATSGSATVIGDATSLNPSFFSLWIGNNDILSYATSGGSGVDQTGNLDPSTYGPNDITDPNVFASVFSQEVEALAAGGSGGVVLNIPDVTSIPYFTTVPVNSIPLDAATAEALNANFALYNDLVLPGLVSFGVITAEEAAMRTVSFSEGLGNAPIIVDTDLTDVTTILQGPPANLPPDVAALLGQLRQANANDLIVLPAASVLGTQVGDDPTAINGVSVPLANQFVLTATEQARVAAAGAAYNAAIQNIAAANDIAFVDARSALAQVANGGVMSDGVMLTNEFVTGGAFSLDGVHPTPRGYAYTANLIIDAINSKYGANIPNVDIGTFGTVTLSND; encoded by the coding sequence ATGAAAACATATATTAAATATTTATTTGTCGCTTCTGCAGCTTTCTTTGCGAGTTGTGAAGTTGATTTTGACGAACCGATCACTGACGAAGTCTTTTACACCACAGGAGAGGCCAATATGTCTAGTTTTGTTGCCGTGGGTAACTCCCTAACAGCCGGATACGCTGACGGTGCATTGTATATCACAGGACAAGAGAATTCTTATCCTAACATCCTTGCCAACCAATTTGCACTTGCAGGTGGTGGGGAATTCACGCAGCCTTTAGTTGATGACAACTTAGGTGGATTGCTATTAAGCGGTAACCAAATCGCTGAGAACCGTTTTGTGTTGGCAGTAGATGCTAACGGAAATCCTGGTCCTGCTCGTTTGAGTGGTACTCCAACCACTGATGTGGCTAACGGTCTAGCAAGTCCATTTAACAATATGGGTATTCCTGGAGCTAAGAGTTTCCACTTAGTAGCACCTGGATACGGTGATGTTAACGGAGTACTTACCGGAACTGCTAACCCGTATTACGCACGTATCGCTACTAGCGGTTCTGCTACTGTAATCGGAGATGCAACCTCTTTGAACCCATCTTTCTTTAGCCTTTGGATTGGAAACAACGATATCCTTTCTTACGCTACTAGTGGTGGTTCTGGAGTGGATCAGACCGGAAACCTAGATCCGTCTACTTACGGACCTAACGATATCACAGACCCGAACGTATTTGCTTCTGTATTCAGTCAAGAAGTTGAAGCACTTGCAGCTGGTGGATCTGGTGGTGTTGTTTTGAATATCCCAGACGTAACATCTATTCCTTATTTCACAACAGTACCTGTAAATTCTATTCCTCTTGATGCTGCTACTGCAGAGGCTTTGAATGCTAACTTCGCGCTTTACAACGACCTTGTATTGCCTGGTTTGGTTAGCTTCGGAGTTATTACTGCGGAAGAGGCTGCGATGCGTACCGTATCGTTCTCAGAAGGACTAGGAAACGCGCCTATCATTGTAGATACTGATCTTACTGACGTTACTACGATCTTACAAGGGCCTCCTGCGAATTTACCTCCGGATGTTGCAGCGCTATTAGGACAATTGCGTCAGGCTAACGCCAACGACCTTATCGTTCTTCCTGCTGCTAGCGTATTGGGTACTCAAGTAGGTGACGATCCTACAGCGATCAATGGAGTATCTGTTCCATTGGCAAACCAATTTGTACTGACTGCTACGGAGCAAGCTCGTGTAGCTGCTGCAGGAGCTGCATACAACGCTGCTATTCAAAACATCGCTGCGGCTAACGACATCGCTTTTGTAGATGCAAGATCTGCTTTGGCTCAAGTTGCTAACGGTGGTGTGATGAGCGACGGTGTAATGTTGACCAATGAGTTTGTTACTGGTGGAGCTTTCTCTTTAGATGGAGTACACCCAACGCCTCGTGGATATGCTTACACAGCAAATCTGATCATCGACGCTATCAATTCCAAGTACGGAGCCAATATTCCAAATGTGGATATAGGAACCTTTGGAACGGTCACCTTGAGCAACGACTAA